The Equus przewalskii isolate Varuska unplaced genomic scaffold, EquPr2 ChrUn-6, whole genome shotgun sequence genome includes a region encoding these proteins:
- the TSTD1 gene encoding thiosulfate:glutathione sulfurtransferase isoform X1, producing the protein MLQSPRGRAGAAFLQLAIAARTMAGAPAVSLPELRSLLALGRARLIDVRSREEAAAGTIPGALNIPVSELESALQMEPAAFQALYSTQKPKLEDENLIFFCQMGKRGLQATQLAQGLGYTGARNYTGAYREWLQQEG; encoded by the exons ATGCTGCAGTCTCCGAGGGGGCGGGCCGGGGCCGCATTCCTGCAACTCGCAATCGCGGCGCGCACCATGGCTGGAG CGCCCGCCGTCTCGCTCCCTGAACTCCGTTCGCTCCTAGCCTTGGGCCGGGCCCGACTCATCGATGTGAGATCTCGGGAGGAGGCGGCCGCTGGGACCATCCCTGGGGCGCTCAACATCCCGG TGTCTGAGTTGGAAAGTGCCCTGCAGATGGAGCCAGCTGCTTTCCAGGCCTTGTACTCCACCCAGAAGCCAAAGCTGGAAGATGAGAATCTGATTTTCTTCTGTCAGATGGGCAAGCGGGGCTTGCAGGCCACCCAGTTGGCCCAGGGCCTTGGATACACCGG GGCTCGAAACTACACAGGGGCCTATAGAGAATGGCTCCAGCAAGAAGGTTAG
- the TSTD1 gene encoding thiosulfate:glutathione sulfurtransferase isoform X2, which translates to MLQSPRGRAGAAFLQLAIAARTMAGVSELESALQMEPAAFQALYSTQKPKLEDENLIFFCQMGKRGLQATQLAQGLGYTGARNYTGAYREWLQQEG; encoded by the exons ATGCTGCAGTCTCCGAGGGGGCGGGCCGGGGCCGCATTCCTGCAACTCGCAATCGCGGCGCGCACCATGGCTGGAG TGTCTGAGTTGGAAAGTGCCCTGCAGATGGAGCCAGCTGCTTTCCAGGCCTTGTACTCCACCCAGAAGCCAAAGCTGGAAGATGAGAATCTGATTTTCTTCTGTCAGATGGGCAAGCGGGGCTTGCAGGCCACCCAGTTGGCCCAGGGCCTTGGATACACCGG GGCTCGAAACTACACAGGGGCCTATAGAGAATGGCTCCAGCAAGAAGGTTAG
- the USF1 gene encoding upstream stimulatory factor 1 isoform X1, with translation MKGQQKTAETEEGTVQIQEGAVATGEDPTSVAIASIQSAATFPDPNVKYVFRTENGGQVMYRVIQVSEGQLDGQTEGTGAISGYPATQSMTQAVIQGAFTSDDAVDTEGTAAETHYTYFPSTAVGDGTGGTTSGSTAAVVTTQGSEALLGQANTPSTGQFFVMMSPQEVLQGGSQRSIAPRTHPYSPKSEAPRTTRDEKRRAQHNEVERRRRDKINNWIVQLSKIIPDCSMESTKSGQSKGGILSKACDYIQELRQSNHRLSEELQGLDQLQLDNDVLRQQVEDLKNKNLLLRAQLRHHGVEVVIKNDSN, from the exons ATGAAGGG GCAGCAGAAAACAGCTGAAACGGAAGAGGGGACAGTGCAGATTCAGGAAG GTGCAGTGGCAACTGGGGAGGACCCAACCAGCGTGGCTATCGCCAGCATCCAGTCAGCTGCCACTTTCCCTGACCCCAACGTCAAGTACGTCTTCCGAACTGAGAATGGGGGCCAG GTGATGTACAGAGTGATCCAAGTGTCTGAGGGGCAGCTAGATGGCCAGACTGAGGGGACTGGCGCCATCAGTGGCTACCCTGCCACTCAATCTATGACCCAG GCGGTGATCCAGGGTGCGTTCACCAGTGATGATGCAGTTGACACAGAGGGGACAGCTGCTGAGACGCACTATACTTACTTCCCCAGCACTGCAGTGGGAGATGGGACAGGGGGTACCACATCGGGGAGTACAGCAGCTGTTGTTACTACCCAGGGCTCAGAGGCACTACTGGGGCAGGCGAACACTCCCAGCACGG GTCAATTCTTTGTGATGATGTCCCCACAAGAAGTGTTGCAAGGAGGCAGCCAGCGCTCCATTGCCCCCAGGACCCACCCTTATTCCCC GAAGTCAGAAGCTCCCCGGACAACTCGGGATGAGAAACGCAGGGCTCAGCATAATGAAG TGGAGCGTCGCCGCCGAGACAAGATTAACAACTGGATTGTGCAGCTGTCCAAGATCATCCCAGACTGCTCCATGGAGAGCACCAAGTCTGGCCAG AGTAAAGGTGGAATTCTATCCAAAGCCTGTGATTATATCCAGGAGCTTCGGCAGAGTAACCACCGGTTGTCTGAAGAACTGCAGGGGCTTGACCAGCTGCAGCTGGACAATGATGTGCTTCGACAGCAG GTGGAAGATCTTAAAAACAAGAATCTGCTGCTGCGAGCTCAGTTACGGCACCACGGAGTAGAAGTCGTCATCAAGAATGACAGCAACTAA
- the USF1 gene encoding upstream stimulatory factor 1 isoform X2 has protein sequence MYRVIQVSEGQLDGQTEGTGAISGYPATQSMTQAVIQGAFTSDDAVDTEGTAAETHYTYFPSTAVGDGTGGTTSGSTAAVVTTQGSEALLGQANTPSTGQFFVMMSPQEVLQGGSQRSIAPRTHPYSPKSEAPRTTRDEKRRAQHNEVERRRRDKINNWIVQLSKIIPDCSMESTKSGQSKGGILSKACDYIQELRQSNHRLSEELQGLDQLQLDNDVLRQQVEDLKNKNLLLRAQLRHHGVEVVIKNDSN, from the exons ATGTACAGAGTGATCCAAGTGTCTGAGGGGCAGCTAGATGGCCAGACTGAGGGGACTGGCGCCATCAGTGGCTACCCTGCCACTCAATCTATGACCCAG GCGGTGATCCAGGGTGCGTTCACCAGTGATGATGCAGTTGACACAGAGGGGACAGCTGCTGAGACGCACTATACTTACTTCCCCAGCACTGCAGTGGGAGATGGGACAGGGGGTACCACATCGGGGAGTACAGCAGCTGTTGTTACTACCCAGGGCTCAGAGGCACTACTGGGGCAGGCGAACACTCCCAGCACGG GTCAATTCTTTGTGATGATGTCCCCACAAGAAGTGTTGCAAGGAGGCAGCCAGCGCTCCATTGCCCCCAGGACCCACCCTTATTCCCC GAAGTCAGAAGCTCCCCGGACAACTCGGGATGAGAAACGCAGGGCTCAGCATAATGAAG TGGAGCGTCGCCGCCGAGACAAGATTAACAACTGGATTGTGCAGCTGTCCAAGATCATCCCAGACTGCTCCATGGAGAGCACCAAGTCTGGCCAG AGTAAAGGTGGAATTCTATCCAAAGCCTGTGATTATATCCAGGAGCTTCGGCAGAGTAACCACCGGTTGTCTGAAGAACTGCAGGGGCTTGACCAGCTGCAGCTGGACAATGATGTGCTTCGACAGCAG GTGGAAGATCTTAAAAACAAGAATCTGCTGCTGCGAGCTCAGTTACGGCACCACGGAGTAGAAGTCGTCATCAAGAATGACAGCAACTAA